A genomic segment from Streptosporangium roseum DSM 43021 encodes:
- a CDS encoding glycosyltransferase family 2 protein: MTPGTPRIAVVIVTYNSAEVLEGCLRSLVEGSRGVRLTDVVVADNASKDGSLKIAAGVTGLPLQTVQLGRNAGYAAAINAGIEALDLRDIDAVYVINPDCRLRPGSLLPLADALRPPGRGIAVPRMINPDGSLQPSLRRTPTLRRALAEALIGGDLAGRIGTLGELVTDPREYERPGVAAWATGAAMLISTDVIREIGPWDESFLLYSEETEFALRAGDRGWALWYEPASVIEHIGGDSGVNPTLAALLTVNKVKLFRRRRSAPASFAYYLAVVFGEGVRALAGRRTSRASVVALLRPSRRLQKLAD; this comes from the coding sequence ATGACGCCTGGTACCCCCCGGATCGCCGTAGTGATCGTCACTTACAACAGCGCGGAGGTACTCGAAGGCTGTCTGCGCTCTCTCGTCGAGGGCTCCCGGGGTGTGCGCCTCACCGACGTCGTCGTGGCCGACAACGCCTCGAAGGACGGGTCGCTCAAGATCGCCGCAGGGGTGACCGGCCTCCCGCTCCAGACCGTCCAGCTCGGCCGGAACGCCGGTTACGCCGCGGCGATCAACGCCGGCATCGAGGCGCTGGACCTCCGGGACATCGACGCGGTCTACGTGATCAATCCCGACTGCAGGTTGCGGCCGGGCTCGCTCCTCCCGCTCGCCGACGCGCTGCGGCCGCCGGGGCGCGGCATCGCCGTACCACGCATGATCAACCCGGACGGCAGCCTGCAGCCGTCGCTGCGCAGGACACCCACCCTGCGCAGGGCGCTGGCGGAGGCGCTGATCGGCGGAGACCTCGCGGGCCGGATCGGCACGCTCGGCGAGCTGGTCACCGACCCGCGGGAGTACGAACGGCCCGGCGTCGCGGCATGGGCGACCGGCGCGGCCATGCTCATCTCCACTGACGTCATCAGGGAGATCGGCCCGTGGGACGAGTCGTTCCTGCTCTACAGCGAGGAGACCGAGTTCGCGCTCCGTGCCGGCGACCGGGGCTGGGCGCTCTGGTACGAACCGGCGTCGGTGATCGAGCACATCGGCGGCGACTCGGGGGTCAACCCCACCCTCGCCGCCCTGCTCACGGTCAACAAGGTGAAGCTGTTCCGCCGGCGCCGGAGCGCTCCGGCCTCGTTCGCCTACTACCTGGCGGTCGTCTTCGGCGAGGGAGTGCGCGCGCTCGCGGGGCGCCGCACGTCACGGGCATCGGTCGTGGCTCTGCTCAGACCGTCGCGCCGGCTCCAGAAGCTCGCGGACTGA
- a CDS encoding nucleotide sugar dehydrogenase, producing the protein MRISVFGLGYVGCVSAACLAASGHEVIGVDVNPTKIELIGRGQAPVVEERIGELTAEVVRAGALRATTDVAEAINETEISLICVGTPSAPNGSLSTAYLERVAEQIGQVLAGKSERHTIVFRSTMLPGTCTDLLIPILERTSGLRAGTGFGVAVNPEFLREGTSVRDFFEPPKTVIGQLDPASGDAVASLYEGLPGEVFRVPMAVAEMTKYADNAFHGLKISFANEIGAVCQALGLDSHQVMDVFLADRKLNISPAYLRPGFAFGGSCLPKDLRGLVYAARRADVSVPLLSHVLPSNEDHLRRAFELVAAAGSRRVGLFGLSFKPGTDDLRESPLVELAERLLGKGYDLRIYDANVSLSRLMGANRDYIESRLPHLGDLLSNSADDVLAHADVCVVGCKDPAVLSALDGAGDRTIIDLVRLPDAAERRAHPGYVGLGW; encoded by the coding sequence ATGAGAATCAGCGTGTTCGGACTCGGCTATGTCGGCTGCGTCTCCGCGGCCTGTCTCGCGGCCAGCGGGCACGAGGTGATCGGCGTCGACGTCAATCCCACGAAGATCGAACTCATCGGCCGCGGCCAGGCGCCGGTCGTCGAGGAGCGGATCGGCGAGCTGACCGCCGAGGTCGTGCGGGCCGGCGCGCTGCGGGCCACCACCGACGTCGCCGAGGCGATCAACGAGACGGAGATCTCGCTGATCTGCGTGGGCACGCCGTCCGCCCCGAACGGCAGCCTCTCCACCGCCTACCTGGAGCGGGTGGCCGAGCAGATCGGCCAGGTGCTGGCCGGCAAGAGCGAGCGGCACACGATCGTCTTCCGCAGCACCATGCTCCCCGGCACCTGCACCGACCTGCTCATCCCGATCCTGGAACGGACCTCGGGGCTGCGGGCCGGAACCGGCTTCGGCGTGGCGGTCAACCCGGAGTTCCTGCGCGAGGGAACGAGCGTGCGCGACTTCTTCGAGCCGCCCAAGACCGTCATCGGCCAGCTCGACCCCGCCAGCGGCGACGCGGTCGCCTCGCTGTACGAGGGCCTGCCGGGCGAGGTCTTCCGGGTGCCCATGGCGGTGGCCGAGATGACCAAGTACGCCGACAACGCCTTCCACGGATTGAAGATCAGCTTCGCCAACGAGATCGGGGCGGTCTGCCAGGCACTCGGTCTTGACTCCCACCAGGTCATGGACGTCTTCCTCGCCGACCGCAAGCTCAACATCAGCCCCGCCTACCTGCGGCCGGGTTTCGCCTTCGGCGGCTCGTGCCTGCCCAAGGACCTCAGGGGCCTGGTCTACGCGGCCCGGCGGGCCGACGTCTCGGTGCCGCTGCTGTCGCACGTCCTGCCGTCCAACGAGGACCACCTGCGGCGTGCCTTCGAGCTGGTGGCCGCGGCCGGCAGCCGCCGTGTCGGGCTGTTCGGGCTGTCGTTCAAGCCGGGCACCGACGACCTGCGGGAGAGCCCCCTGGTCGAGCTGGCCGAACGCCTGCTGGGCAAGGGATACGACCTGCGCATCTATGACGCCAACGTCTCGCTGTCCCGCCTGATGGGGGCCAACCGGGACTACATCGAGAGCAGGCTGCCGCACCTGGGCGACCTGCTGAGCAACTCCGCCGACGACGTGCTCGCGCACGCCGACGTCTGCGTCGTCGGCTGCAAGGACCCCGCCGTGCTGAGCGCGCTCGACGGCGCGGGTGACCGTACGATCATCGACCTCGTCCGCCTCCCCGACGCCGCCGAGCGCCGGGCACACCCTGGATACGTGGGCCTTGGCTGGTAA
- a CDS encoding GNAT family N-acetyltransferase has protein sequence MPASEPPGGPEAPDPARPERARAAAQAAQAAQTETVRTVGFDALTAEELDAWHLLRAANPLLDSPYFHPGFAAAVHASGREVRVAVGRDRAGEVRALLPHHRERSLIRPAGWPAADFQGPVLAPGSSFPPLALLAGGVRGFEFDHLVESCADFEPWVESRRPSPFLDVSGGLEGYLGRASRSGKDNMGQARRRTAKADRTYGPVRFAADAVDPEVLDRVVELKRAQYAATGARDYFAEPDRHDLLTRLLHTRDSSFGGVLSTLHAGPHLVAAHFGIRSENVLHWWFPVYDPAFSALAPGWMLLRELVAAAPALGITRIDLGRGDDEYKRRAKTGETPVCQGIVTRSSARQALRRARDSMVTSAKSSALGPGLRHIVHKLRDLRR, from the coding sequence ATGCCCGCGAGCGAACCGCCCGGCGGACCGGAGGCACCCGATCCCGCACGGCCGGAGAGGGCACGGGCGGCCGCACAGGCGGCACAGGCGGCGCAGACGGAGACGGTGCGGACGGTCGGGTTCGACGCGCTCACCGCGGAGGAGCTGGACGCCTGGCACCTGCTGCGGGCGGCCAACCCCCTGCTGGACAGCCCCTACTTCCACCCCGGCTTCGCCGCGGCCGTGCACGCCAGCGGCCGCGAGGTGCGGGTGGCGGTGGGCAGGGACCGGGCGGGCGAGGTCCGCGCCCTGCTGCCCCATCACCGCGAGCGGTCGCTGATCAGGCCCGCGGGCTGGCCGGCGGCCGACTTCCAGGGGCCCGTGCTCGCCCCCGGCTCCTCCTTCCCCCCGCTGGCCCTGCTCGCCGGTGGAGTCCGCGGCTTCGAGTTCGACCACCTGGTGGAGAGCTGCGCGGACTTCGAGCCGTGGGTGGAGTCGCGGCGGCCGTCGCCGTTCCTGGACGTCTCCGGCGGCCTGGAGGGATACCTGGGCCGGGCGTCACGCAGCGGCAAGGACAACATGGGACAGGCCCGCCGCCGTACGGCGAAGGCCGATCGGACGTACGGCCCGGTGCGGTTCGCCGCCGACGCGGTCGACCCCGAGGTCCTGGACCGGGTGGTGGAGCTCAAGCGCGCGCAGTATGCCGCCACCGGTGCCAGGGACTACTTCGCCGAACCGGACCGCCATGACCTGCTGACCCGGCTGCTGCACACCCGCGACTCCTCATTCGGGGGCGTTCTGTCCACTTTGCACGCCGGTCCCCATCTGGTGGCGGCACATTTCGGAATACGTTCGGAAAACGTGCTCCACTGGTGGTTCCCGGTCTACGATCCGGCTTTCTCCGCCCTCGCCCCCGGATGGATGCTGCTGCGCGAACTCGTCGCCGCCGCTCCCGCCCTCGGTATCACGCGCATCGACCTCGGACGCGGCGACGACGAGTACAAACGGCGCGCCAAGACCGGTGAGACGCCGGTGTGCCAGGGGATCGTGACCCGGAGCTCGGCCCGGCAGGCGCTGCGGCGGGCACGGGACTCCATGGTCACCTCGGCGAAATCATCCGCACTCGGCCCTGGCTTGCGCCATATTGTGCACAAACTTCGCGATTTGCGGCGGTAA
- a CDS encoding NAD-dependent epimerase/dehydratase family protein, producing MLTAPAPGDPHVQGQEDHLWYGSRVLVTGATGFIGAHLVRRLGSLGAQVHAVSRRPQERSASGATWHVADVSDAEAIEDLVRSTRPGVVFHLASEVAGARDPRLVRTMLDSNLASVVNLLTAVADSPGTRVVLAGSLEEPRPGEGEAAPSSPYAVAKWAASGYARMFHHLWDVPVTTLRIGMVYGPDQPDTSKLVPYATLSLLRGEAPSLSSGTRHLDWVYVDDVVDAFLAAGRTAEAAGRSFDIGTGTRTSIRDTVELLGRIVGSSLRPHYGALSDRPLDSARIADIAPAAEVLRWRPATGLEEGLRLTAAWYAERLRQDDVPRRGGTL from the coding sequence ATGCTCACCGCCCCTGCGCCCGGAGACCCGCATGTCCAGGGACAGGAAGACCACCTCTGGTACGGCTCACGCGTGCTGGTGACAGGTGCCACCGGATTCATCGGAGCCCATCTCGTACGGCGCCTGGGCTCGCTCGGGGCCCAGGTGCACGCGGTCAGCCGCAGGCCCCAGGAGAGGTCCGCCTCCGGCGCGACCTGGCACGTCGCGGACGTCAGCGACGCGGAGGCGATCGAGGACCTCGTCCGTTCCACCCGGCCCGGCGTCGTGTTCCACCTCGCCAGCGAGGTCGCCGGAGCGAGGGACCCGCGGCTCGTCCGGACGATGCTGGACAGCAACCTCGCCAGCGTGGTCAACCTGCTGACGGCGGTCGCCGACAGCCCCGGCACCCGGGTGGTGCTCGCCGGATCGCTGGAGGAGCCCCGGCCTGGCGAGGGCGAGGCGGCGCCGTCCTCGCCCTACGCGGTCGCCAAATGGGCCGCCAGCGGCTACGCGCGGATGTTCCACCACCTCTGGGACGTCCCCGTGACGACCCTGCGCATCGGGATGGTCTACGGGCCGGACCAGCCCGACACCAGCAAGCTGGTGCCCTACGCGACGCTCTCGCTGCTCCGCGGCGAGGCGCCCAGCCTCAGCAGTGGAACGCGCCATCTGGACTGGGTCTACGTCGACGACGTGGTCGACGCCTTCCTCGCCGCGGGCAGGACCGCCGAGGCGGCCGGCCGGAGCTTCGACATCGGCACGGGCACGAGGACCTCCATCCGGGACACCGTGGAGCTGCTGGGCCGGATCGTCGGCAGCTCGCTGCGCCCTCACTACGGCGCGCTCTCCGACCGCCCGCTGGACAGCGCCCGGATCGCCGACATCGCTCCCGCCGCCGAGGTGCTCCGCTGGCGTCCCGCCACCGGCCTGGAGGAGGGCCTCCGGCTGACCGCAGCCTGGTACGCCGAGCGCCTGCGGCAGGACGACGTGCCGCGGCGGGGCGGCACGCTGTAA
- a CDS encoding 2-oxoacid:ferredoxin oxidoreductase subunit beta: MSEIQNGRGLSLVPKSDVKLGMKDFKSDQEVRWCPGCGDYAILAAVQSFVPELGLKRENMVFVSGIGCSSRFPYYMNTYGFHSIHGRAPAIATGLATSRPDLSVWVITGDGDALSIGGNHLIHALRRNVNLNILLFNNRIYGLTKGQYSPTSEIGKITKSTPMGSLDKPFNPVSLAIGAEASFVARTIDSDRKHLQSVLREAAEHRGTSLVEIYQNCNIFNDNAFEQLKDPEQRDDITLRLEHGRPIVSASKAVRRAADGGIEVVPRAEVSEAEILVHDAHRADPSLAFALSRLDEPAFEHVPIGVFRSVERPSYDELMAGQLEEAVGDRGRGDLDDLLLAGDTWRIG; encoded by the coding sequence GTGAGTGAGATCCAGAACGGCAGGGGCCTGTCCCTGGTCCCGAAGTCCGACGTCAAGCTGGGCATGAAGGACTTCAAGTCCGACCAGGAGGTCCGCTGGTGCCCGGGCTGCGGTGACTACGCGATCCTGGCCGCGGTCCAGTCCTTCGTCCCCGAGCTGGGCCTCAAGCGCGAGAACATGGTGTTCGTCTCGGGTATCGGCTGCTCGTCCCGGTTCCCGTACTACATGAACACCTACGGCTTCCACTCGATCCACGGGCGCGCCCCGGCAATCGCGACCGGGCTGGCCACCTCGCGCCCCGACCTGTCGGTATGGGTGATCACCGGTGACGGCGACGCGCTGTCCATCGGCGGCAACCACCTGATCCACGCGCTGCGCCGCAACGTCAACCTGAACATCCTGCTGTTCAACAACAGGATCTACGGCCTGACCAAGGGCCAGTACTCCCCGACCTCCGAGATCGGCAAGATCACGAAGTCCACCCCGATGGGCTCGCTGGACAAGCCGTTCAACCCGGTCTCGCTGGCGATCGGCGCCGAGGCCTCCTTCGTGGCCCGGACCATCGACTCCGACCGCAAGCACCTGCAGTCGGTGCTGCGCGAGGCCGCCGAGCACCGGGGCACCTCCCTGGTCGAGATCTACCAGAACTGCAACATCTTCAACGACAACGCCTTCGAGCAGTTGAAGGACCCGGAGCAGCGTGACGACATCACGCTGCGCCTGGAGCACGGCCGGCCGATCGTCTCGGCCTCCAAGGCCGTACGGCGGGCGGCCGACGGCGGCATCGAGGTCGTCCCGAGGGCGGAGGTGAGCGAGGCCGAGATCCTCGTCCACGACGCCCACCGCGCCGACCCCTCGCTGGCGTTCGCGCTGTCGCGACTGGACGAGCCCGCCTTCGAGCACGTCCCGATCGGCGTCTTCCGCAGCGTGGAGCGCCCTTCCTACGACGAGCTGATGGCCGGGCAGCTTGAGGAGGCCGTCGGCGATCGCGGCCGGGGCGACCTGGACGACCTGCTGCTCGCCGGGGACACCTGGCGCATCGGCTGA
- a CDS encoding polysaccharide deacetylase family protein: MDSVVNLTVHGIGPTSRELDPGEDTTWVSVEQFEQVLDAAVGRPDVRITFDDGNASDVEIALPRLLDRGLTAEFFVLAGLLGEPGRLDADGVRELVAAGMRVGSHGWAHRDWRRLDGEQAEEEIADANRLLGELTGRRVSRVAIPFGSYDRRVLGRLRRAAVTRAYTSDGGRARPGSWLQPRNSLRHDIDGTWAPRIIDGTPPLPLRVRRVAARAFKRARG; the protein is encoded by the coding sequence GTGGATTCGGTCGTCAACCTCACGGTGCACGGCATCGGTCCGACCAGCCGCGAGCTCGACCCGGGTGAGGACACGACCTGGGTCAGCGTCGAGCAGTTCGAGCAGGTCCTCGACGCGGCGGTGGGCCGCCCGGACGTCCGCATCACCTTCGACGACGGCAACGCCTCCGATGTGGAGATCGCCCTTCCCCGGCTGCTCGACCGCGGTCTCACCGCTGAGTTCTTCGTGCTGGCCGGGCTCCTCGGCGAGCCGGGCCGGCTGGACGCGGACGGGGTGCGGGAGCTGGTCGCGGCGGGCATGCGGGTCGGCTCACACGGCTGGGCGCATCGCGACTGGCGGCGGCTGGACGGGGAGCAGGCGGAAGAGGAGATCGCCGACGCCAACCGGCTCCTCGGCGAGCTCACCGGGCGGCGGGTGTCGAGGGTGGCCATCCCGTTCGGCTCCTATGACAGGCGCGTGCTCGGCAGGCTGCGGCGGGCGGCGGTGACGCGCGCCTACACCAGCGACGGCGGCCGCGCCCGGCCCGGCTCCTGGCTCCAGCCGCGCAACAGCCTGCGCCACGACATCGACGGCACGTGGGCCCCCCGGATCATCGACGGGACGCCGCCGCTGCCGCTGCGCGTCCGCAGGGTCGCCGCGCGGGCGTTCAAGCGTGCCCGCGGGTGA
- a CDS encoding class I SAM-dependent methyltransferase, with protein MSVLIESVAATELAVLMESCVDTGAAAAAGAMEGLRRSYRWLRRNSVQLLFERRYGVRTSDVVGLEEFGLARQDRVYYSAANWQTLRRTLPRRDVGEHDVFIDLGSGMGRMVLEAASRYPFGKVIGVELSEQLNDIARQNIANTRLRLRCKDVDLVRSDVLDYDIPDDVSVVFLNNPFRGETFATVMERLIASVDRNPRPVTVIYFNPVEEAFLLSTGRFRCLRTVTRGRRSVEDSPFGSVRVYAITERAGA; from the coding sequence ATGAGCGTGCTCATAGAGAGCGTCGCCGCCACGGAACTCGCCGTCCTGATGGAGAGCTGCGTCGACACGGGCGCGGCAGCCGCGGCCGGAGCGATGGAAGGGCTCCGGCGGTCCTACCGATGGCTGCGCCGCAACTCCGTCCAGCTCCTGTTCGAGCGCCGCTACGGCGTACGGACCTCGGACGTCGTAGGCCTTGAGGAGTTCGGGCTGGCCCGGCAGGACCGGGTCTACTACTCGGCGGCGAACTGGCAGACCCTCCGGCGCACGCTGCCCCGGCGTGACGTCGGCGAGCACGACGTCTTCATCGACCTCGGCTCCGGCATGGGCCGCATGGTGCTGGAGGCGGCGTCCCGATACCCCTTCGGGAAGGTGATCGGTGTCGAGCTGTCCGAGCAGCTCAACGACATCGCACGGCAGAACATCGCGAACACCCGTCTCCGCCTGCGCTGCAAGGACGTCGACCTCGTCCGGTCGGACGTGCTCGACTACGACATCCCCGACGACGTCAGCGTGGTGTTCCTCAACAACCCCTTCCGGGGCGAGACCTTCGCGACCGTGATGGAGAGGCTGATCGCGTCCGTGGACCGGAACCCGCGCCCGGTCACGGTGATCTACTTCAACCCGGTCGAGGAGGCGTTCCTGCTGAGCACCGGCCGTTTCCGCTGCCTCCGCACGGTGACACGGGGGCGCAGGAGCGTCGAGGACAGCCCGTTCGGCTCGGTCCGGGTATACGCGATCACCGAGCGGGCCGGTGCCTGA
- a CDS encoding glycosyltransferase family 4 protein: MAGKALILVENLSVPFDRRVWQESTTLRDAGWDVHVICPQGTKRDTEPRVEIDGVKIYRYPLRAATGGPLGYVQEYGSALWHTFRLARRIGPVDVVHACNPPDLLFLVARMLKRRGARFVFDQHDLVPELYLSRFDRGEDFLYRAVCRLERLTYRAADVVIATNESYREVAIGRGGKKPEEVFVVRSAPAVERFHQVPPEESIKRGKPHLLCYLGVMGPQDGVDYALRSLARLRDDLGRTDWHAVFVGGGDTFEDMVAFSCELGLSDSVEFTGRIPDEDLLRYLSAADVCLAPDPLNPLNDVSTMNKIMEYMAMARPIVSFDLREARVSAGDAAVYAPANDEPEFAKLIARLLDDPQERQRMGEAGKARVTGPLSWERSRTALLAAYEAACS; encoded by the coding sequence TTGGCTGGTAAAGCACTCATCCTCGTCGAGAACCTCTCCGTACCGTTCGACCGGCGGGTGTGGCAGGAAAGCACCACGCTGCGCGACGCCGGTTGGGACGTGCATGTCATCTGTCCTCAGGGCACCAAACGGGACACCGAGCCGCGCGTCGAGATAGACGGGGTGAAGATCTACCGCTATCCGCTGCGGGCGGCGACCGGCGGCCCGCTCGGCTACGTGCAGGAGTACGGCTCGGCGCTGTGGCACACCTTCCGGCTGGCCCGGCGGATCGGGCCGGTGGACGTGGTGCACGCCTGCAACCCGCCGGACCTGCTGTTCCTCGTGGCGAGGATGCTCAAGCGGCGGGGCGCGCGGTTCGTGTTCGACCAGCACGACCTGGTGCCCGAGCTCTACCTGTCCCGCTTCGACCGCGGCGAGGACTTCCTCTACCGCGCCGTGTGCCGGCTGGAGCGGCTCACCTACCGGGCCGCCGACGTGGTCATCGCGACCAACGAGAGCTACCGCGAGGTCGCGATCGGCAGAGGCGGCAAGAAGCCCGAAGAGGTGTTCGTGGTGCGCAGCGCACCGGCGGTCGAGCGGTTCCACCAGGTCCCCCCGGAGGAGTCGATCAAGCGCGGGAAGCCGCACCTGCTCTGCTACCTCGGCGTGATGGGCCCGCAGGACGGCGTGGACTACGCGCTGCGGTCCCTGGCCAGGCTCCGCGACGACCTGGGCCGCACGGACTGGCACGCGGTGTTCGTCGGCGGCGGGGACACCTTCGAGGACATGGTCGCCTTCTCCTGCGAGCTGGGCCTGTCGGACTCCGTCGAGTTCACCGGCCGGATCCCGGACGAGGACCTGCTGCGCTACCTGTCCGCGGCGGACGTCTGCCTCGCGCCGGACCCGCTCAACCCGCTCAACGACGTGTCCACCATGAACAAGATCATGGAGTACATGGCGATGGCCCGCCCGATCGTCTCCTTCGACCTCCGCGAAGCGCGGGTCTCGGCCGGAGACGCCGCGGTCTACGCACCGGCCAACGACGAGCCGGAGTTCGCCAAGCTGATCGCCCGGCTGCTCGACGACCCCCAGGAGCGTCAGCGGATGGGCGAGGCCGGCAAGGCCCGGGTCACCGGCCCGTTGTCGTGGGAACGCTCCAGGACCGCGCTTCTGGCCGCCTACGAGGCCGCCTGTTCCTGA